One stretch of Labrus bergylta chromosome 24, fLabBer1.1, whole genome shotgun sequence DNA includes these proteins:
- the rp1l1a gene encoding retinitis pigmentosa 1-like 1 protein, with the protein MHSVQEGMWDPQPPSKHASPLPPAQPSSSSLHRPHVIADTPAKRITFYKSGDSQFGGVRMAVHKRSFKCFDALLDDLSQKVPLPFGVRTVTTPRGTHTIKHLEQLQDGGCYLCSDRRQAKPINMELARKHPGIWYNDTRRPHRPETSSSTATAHFPYRQRRILLVKNSEPGIRRSLVLSRRSTRSLRAFLDEVSEVMQFHVRKLYTAEGRRIESVQSLMTCSGVLVCVGREAFSPMLVNFIRKSSDERLPGLNSRSPGLGPRTPGNGARSPGTQGLRSPPHGAQSRASEYSEVHESRKNVNFGLETKKSIIHPRSDSSNRSARFSLSSEKSYGNGVSAYSQAKPAIMNEDIEKRVLVNKDGSLSVEMRVRFRLHSDETLQWSTQIKKSPSLTNECCPLSQAQPHYLQHGQSESCSDPDSASYEQEGVHCSSQTLQHAADGNSCPCCYQRQEQQYDFWENPVHSCKPPPVPPQHAHSHSHTMMRHTHSSSSSSSCNSRRVVRCRARLSNCSGTEKQLVQEEMCVTEQVERRVEVEQDGGTHVEVCRVSRCSSRSEVVAADSNLRPHSGKSIEEDVLMEVDRERPISAVSSSSHVLQSLKEDQDDAQPTGHEDGEESGSRVVSAASSCHCGEATVEDVDRAPSSKSKMSTASCRSSKTKIQNSEDDGTADDEDDEIKRVGSSLSGHTGISLQSRASSVCPDCGGCKRGSNYVSSKPATPQSNQVIANNGSENDGSDFSTQSNKTNLTNSGRISAISNLPEDRASSATSHRSERSDRDGHRSPSARSAKSGKSQKSNCTAKSSDVRTRKEAEGENSGERALSALSAKSHVSSKTSASVKVSLQAASPTSNTAVEEYNTNNRTSSALSVKSNASANSGKVDRNDSVLSAKSAKSNVSVKSGTSHRSKCSRCSGAVSSGDKAEKPDSAVQEEEMEAEERAGSAISAKSNLTAKSNKSHKSKASERSHSPRSETGGDGEKRSASQMSGKSVNSNMSAKSSKSCKSNNDAREIAAPSKDEEGVENEMVEEESQQRSESAVAAKLESDERSASVTSFKSHKSKCDENTGNGSEKGDNAGDGEQDMDRVVSALSGKSVSGKSNISAKSSKSRSPNQNEVEERVASAMSLKSTSSVRTSKSHKSNSSKNQKLVSPSLNVVTIHAPEGPDGEGNETMERAQSVASAKSVKSNVSSASLHKSRTADIAVDETVETADEENTIVIHSPKPPSESPSHAHSRAQQLLPCLETRGPSALSVHSKTSAKSGRSKCRCGAASTLENAEELQSEEGSEVACSILSTKRQRRESGGTELPLSQNSGSVSLGLPEDTETGDSDSGKSTVSFNMNTESKGRVKTTTPATNTKKTSMKENVEGRGSTRSRKSNNNGNKSITPPKTPAVDIPTIETPGGIEDKGEDDLEPRCERSTSTAKVSNADVPNHRTPTAMSSASAKVGSKTKSKNQAPSRPASKTEGEEDNKAASVHSKSQCCLMPESAASAHLGSKVKESIGGDPAKPDSMDAVKSPKAKSTGSVNSRPQSKLALIKSSSPCPLHNSRPSSKEEDCSESTLSHSLSAADLLKEAIAARPHSRQSKASKASGKTRSEKCQRSRNQRGHVETPDLTPACLPNASPNEVVSEWLASIPTDSSMLTLGDEMNEDEDLLVEKAMDEKPGEEVSKEEESPEEGRVDNGENVEAKEEEEEEEEEKVEEAESDALDEKCLDQPPGDKVANSSSHNHLLSSRESLPKNWHSSAAVMKVLLGSSLGRCRSMPEVSPVYGRRLSTSARGLLDCLAQLQLIEPAVGPERDCQKPHNHHYQDIMTILQSLWLAEPENISTKDSGGDQITPPRSSSGVDMSSGSAGSGKENGNQGEDETNKIEAKETESLHEDEEVDKVADVEDGESEEPKEAETEPEETSTEQFKIDTAEPVTSEEQNTVPNPKATENPSSSEKSSANSSSKSPTDNEQETLEDSSSGTPPTVLRAPLAKKLSQDPDPVWILHLLKKLEKQFMNHYITAMAEFKVRWDLDDSLILDTMISELKDEVSRRIQSSIEREMQKIQGRAGKGGRSPRPPMGGNLSRESTMTEKRRRMLKVMKNQSVKTADSLSDGENTADFSDQRSDDEYCPCDACVRKKMAARPLKTNPLAAEAPVMMEFDLLKILQLKKSPFPTPAAVPQVDVVEEGEGEGESNLEVVEEEEEEDETKEDIKADVVLEETIPEEDEEMEEEEEEDGAKEEEEVEADEVQEEEETSGEEAREETSENVDEEEEAECQCQSAIDEESDEEEGEKQAGGEEEETSNNTGEDETEEGETAGNEEETGDGEEEEDGDEEETAGEEETTENVDGEEEEEEEGAEEEECEVSDSKPEEEEGETTGKESEEEEEPARESEDEKEAANEESKLEEESVEENGGASGEAEDEDDGDDGTGEEKEGESGEQEVEASEEERTSPQGQGVTEGEEADAEDSDTDAKRPSDTSVDDSGQDGAEATGEEEENDSGGGGEGDVVEEFKPEEGEEGDVDGNKKEDGALLQQFTRTSVESQPGSLEDIDSETQKNHMQSIVVPKMAAGVSTGGGSGNRRSRSPARVKRCKPKTSDVELGDF; encoded by the exons ATGCATTCGGTCCAGGAAGGGATGTGGGACCCCCAGCCCCCGTCTAAACATGCCTCGCCCCTCCCCCCAGCACAACCTTCCTCCTCCAGCCTACACCGCCCCCATGTGATCGCAGACACCCCAGCAAAGCGAATCACCTTTTACAAAAGCGGGGACAGCCAGTTCGGGGGCGTCAGGATGGCAGTGCACAAGCGGAGCTTCAAATGCTTTGACGCTCTGCTGGATGACCTTTCGCAAAAG GTGCCGCTGCCATTTGGTGTGCGAACTGTGACAACTCCGCGGGGCACTCATACTATCAAACACCTAGAGCAGCTCCAGGATGGTGGCTGCTACCTCTGCTCTGACCGACGCCAGGCTAAGCCAATCAATATGGAGCTAGCCAGAAAACATCCGGGTATCTGGTACAATGATACCCGTAGGCCACATCGTCCAGAAACCTCATCCTCGACGGCAACCGCGCATTTTCCTTACCGGCAGCGTCGGATCCTATTGGTCAAAAACAGCGAGCCGGGGATAAGGAGGAGTTTGGTGCTGAGCAGGAGGTCAACGAGGAGCCTGAGGGCCTTTCTTGATGAGGTTTCAGAGGTGATGCAGTTTCATGTCCGCAAGCTCTACACTGCAGAGGGACGCAGG ATTGAGAGTGTGCAAAGCCTGATGACTTGTTCtggagtgttggtgtgtgttggcCGTGAAGCCTTCAGCCCAATGCTCGTCAACTTCATCAGGAAGAGCTCAGATGAGCGACTGCCTGGTTTGAACAGCAGGTCCCCCGGTCTTGGCCCCAGGACGCCTGGGAATGGGGCCCGATCTCCTGGTACTCAAGGATTAAGATCCCCACCTCATGGAGCTCAGTCCAGAGCCAGCGAGTACAGTGAAGTGCATGAAAGCAGGAAAAATG TTAACTTTGGTctggaaacaaagaaaagcatcatCCATCCTCGTTCAGATTCCTCAAACCGCTCTGCACGCTTCTCCCTGTCTTCAGAGAAGTCATATGGCAACGGTGTTAGTGCCTACTCCCAGGCCAAGCCGGCCATCATGAATGAAGACATCGAAAAGCGCGTCCTGGTCAATAAAGATGGCAGCCTCTCGGTGGAAATGAGAGTGCGATTCCGCCTACACAGTGATGAAACCCTCCAGTGGTCGACACAAATCAAAAAGTCACCGTCTCTGACCAATGAGTGTTGCCCGCTGAGCCAGGCCCAGCCTCATTACCTGCAGCATGGTCAATCAGAAAGCTGCTCTGACCCTGATTCCGCATCTTACGAGCAAGAGGGCGTGCATTGTTCAAGCCAAACTCTGCAGCACGCGGCAGATGGAAATAGCTGCCCTTGCTGCTACCAGAGACAGGAGCAGCAGTATGACTTCTGGGAAAACCCTGTACACAGCTGCAAACCGCCTCCTGTCCCTCCCCAGCATGCACACAGCCACAGCCACACCATgatgagacacacacattcttccAGCTCGTCCTCGTCGTGTAACTCAAGGAGGGTCGTGCGTTGCCGAGCGCGACTTTCCAACTGCTCGGGTACAGAAAAACAACTGGTCCAAGAGGAAATGTGTGTGACAGAGCAGGTTGAGCGTAGAGTGGAGGTCGAGCAGGATGGAGGAACCCACGTAGAGGTGTGCAGGGTGAGCCGATGCTCCAGCCGCAGTGAAGTAGTGGCCGCAGATAGCAACCTGCGACCACATAGCGGAAAGTCAATAGAGGAGGATGTCCTGATGGAGGTAGACAGGGAGCGTCCCATATCTGCAGTGAGCAGCTCGTCGCATGTTCTGCAATCGCTGAAAGAGGACCAGGATGATGCCCAACCCACTGGGCATGAGGATGGGGAAGAGAGTGGAAGCCGGGTAGTATCCGCGGCCTCATCCTGTCACTGTGGAGAAGCCACCGTAGAGGACGTGGATCGAGCCCCCAGTTCCAAGTCCAAAATGAGCACGGCCTCTTGCAGATCTAGCAAAACCAAGATCCAAAATTCAGAGGATGATGGAACCGCAGATGACGAGGATGACGAGATAAAGAGAGTTGGGAGTAGTTTATCTGGTCACACAGGAATATCTCTGCAGTCAAGGGCTTCCAGTGTATGTCCTGATTGCGGTGGGTGCAAACGGGGGAGCAACTATGTCTCCTCAAAGCCTGCTACACCTCAATCCAACCAAGTGATTGCCAACAACGGCAGTGAAAATGATGGCTCAGATTTCTCGACTCAGTCCAACAAGACCAATCTCACCAACAGTGGGCGCATCTCTGCGATATCCAATCTCCCAGAGGACAGAGCCTCCAGTGCTACAAGTCACAGGTCAGAAAGATCAGATAGAGATGGGCATAGGAGCCCCAGTGCTAGGTCCGCCAAATCTGGTAAGTCTCAAAAGTCCAACTGTACAGCTAAGTCATCAGATGTCAGGACAAGAAAAGAAGCTGAGGGAGAGAATTCTGGAGAAAGAGCACTTAGCGCCTTGTCAGCCAAATCTCATGTGTCTTCAAAGACCAGTGCTTCAGTCAAGGTAAGCCTCCAGGCTGCCTCCCCAACAAGTAATACAGCTGTTGAAGAGTATAACACCAACAATAGAACTTCAAGCGCCCTTTCTGTTAAGTCCAATGCCTCTGCCAATTCTGGCAAGGTAGATAGAAATGATAGTGTCCTATCTGCTAAATCAGCTAAATCAAATGTGTCAGTAAAGTCCGGCACATCTCATAGGTCCAAATGCAGCCGCTGTTCAGGGGCAGTATCTTCAGGGGATAAGGCTGAGAAACCTGACAGTGCggtacaagaagaagaaatggaggctgaggagagagcaggaagtGCCATATCAGCCAAGTCCAATCTGACTGCCAAATCTAACAAATCCCACAAGTCCAAAGCTTCTGAAAGGTCGCATTCTCCCAGATCTGAAACCGGAGGAGATGGAGAAAAAAGGTCCGCAAGTCAAATGTCTGGCAAATCTGTTAATTCTAACATGTCAGCGAAGTCTTCAAAGTCATGCAAGTCTAACAACGATGCCAGGGAAATTGCAGCACCTTCAAAAGACGAAGAGGGGGTAGAAAATGAGATGGTGGAGGAGGAATCGCAGCAGAGGTCAGAGAGCGCAGTGGCCGCAAAATTGGAAAGTGATGAGAGGTCAGCCAGTGTAACATCCTTTAAATCTCATAAGTCCAAGTGTGATGAGAACACAGGAAATGGTTCAGAAAAAGGGGACAATGCAGGGGATGGTGAACAAGACATGGACAGGGTAGTGAGTGCTTTATCTGGTAAATCAGTGTCAGGGAAATCCAACATCTCTGCAAAGTCCTCCAAGTCAAGGTCTCCAAATCAAAATGAAGTTGAAGAGCGGGTGGCTAGCGCTATGTCTTTGAAGTCAACATCTTCAGTAAGAACCAGTAAATCTCACAAGTCAAATTCAAGCAAGAATCAAAAATTAGTGTCACCAAGTCTAAATGTGGTCACCATTCATGCACCAGAAGGGCCTGATGGAGAAGGAAATGAGACGATGGAGAGAGCGCAAAGTGTTGCATCTGCTAAATCTGTAAAATCCAATGTTTCATCTGCTTCACTGCATAAGTCTCGCACTGCCGATATTGCTGTCGATGAAACTGTTGAAACTGCAGATGAAGAGAATACAATTGTGATCCACTCACCCAAACCTCCATCTGAATCACCCAGCCATGCTCATTCCCGTGCGCAACAGTTGTTGCCTTGTCTGGAGACAAGAGGGCCAAGTGCCTTGTCAGTTCATTCCAAGACTTCTGCTAAATCTGGTCGATCCAAATGTCGATGTGGAGCAGCGTCAACACTAGAAAATGCAGAAGAGTTGCAAAGTGAAGAGGGTTCTGAAGTGGCTTGTAGCATACTGTCAACCAAAAGACAGAGGAGGGAATCAGGAGGTACTGAGCTACCACTGAGTCAGAACTCAGGATCCGTCTCTCTTGGGTTACCGGAAGACACAGAAACGGGCGACTCAGACAGTGGCAAGTCCACTGTTTCTTTTAACATGAACACTGAGAGTAAAGGCAGAGTGAAGACAACAACTCCtgccacaaacacaaaaaagacatcCATGAAGGAAAATGTGGAAGGAAGAGGGTCCACCCGGTCTAGAAAATCCAATAACAATGGCAATAAAAGCATTACACCTCCCAAAACTCCAGCAGTAGATATCCCAACCATTGAAACACCAGGAGGGATTGAGGATAAAGGTGAAGATGACCTTGAACCAAGATGTGAAAGGTCCACTTCAACAGCTAAAGTTAGCAATGCAGATGTCCCTAACCATAGGACCCCAACTGCGATGTCATCAGCAAGTGCTAAAGTTGGCAGcaaaactaaaagtaaaaatcaagCACCCAGTAGACCAGCTAGCAAGACTGAAGGGGAAGAAGATAACAAAGCTGCCAGTGTCCACTCCAAGAGTCAGTGTTGTCTAATGCCTGAGTCGGCAGCTTCAGCTCACTTAGGGTCAAAGGTTAAGGAGAGTATAGGAGGGGATCCAGCTAAACCAGACTCTATGGATGCTGTTAAAAGTCCCAAGGCCAAATCCACTGGCAGCGTCAATAGCAGGCCCCAAAGCAAATTAGCACTGATCAAATCCTCAAGCCCCTGTCCCTTACACAACTCCAGACCGTCCAGCAAAGAGGAAGATTGTAGTGAGAGCACTTTGTCTCACTCACTGTCAGCTGCCGACCTCTTAAAGGAAGCCATCGCTGCACGTCCACACAGCCGTCAGTCAAAGGCCAGTAAAGCCAGCGGCAAGACAAGGAGCGAGAAATGTCAGAGAAGTAGGAACCAGAGGGGTCATGTGGAGACGCCGGATTTGACGCCCGCGTGTTTGCCTAATGCCTCCCCGAATGAGGTCGTTAGTGAGTGGCTGGCAAGCATCCCCACTGATAGTAGCATGCTCACACTTGGAGATGAGATGAACGAGGATGAGGATTTGCTCGTTGAGAAGGCGATGGACGAGAAACCTGGAGAAGAGGTGTCAAAGGAAGAGGAGAGTCCTGAAGAAGGGAGAGTGGACAATGGGGAGAATGTGGAggccaaagaggaagaagaagaagaagaagaagaaaaagtggaGGAAGCTGAATCGGATGCATTAGATGAGAAGTGTTTGGATCAACCTCCGGGTGATAAAGTGGCAAATTCATCTTCCCACAACCATCTATTGTCGAGCAGGGAGTCTTTGCCGAAGAACTGGCATTCTTCAGCTGCGGTGATGAAAGTTCTACTGGGCTCTTCTCTCGGACGATGTCGGAGCATGCCAGAG GTGTCTCCAGTTTATGGTCGCCGACTGAGCACATCAGCCAGGGGGCTCTTGGACTGTTTGGCCCAGCTTCAGCTCATCGAGCCCGCAGTGGGTCCTGAACGTGACTGCCAAAAGCCCCACAACCATCATTATCAGGACATCATGACAATCCTTCAATCTCTCTGGCTGGCTGAACCGGAGAACATCTCGACCAAGGACTCTGGCGGAGATCAGATCACCCCTCCAAGGTCTTCCTCCGGGGTCGATATGAGCAGTGGTTCTGCTGGATCAGGGAAGGAGAATGGAAATCAGGGTGAAGATGAAACTAATAAAATTGAAGCTAAAGAGACTGAATCTTTACATGAAGATGAGGAAGTGGACAAGGTTGCAGATGTGGAAGATGGAGAAAGTGAAGAACCCAAGGAAGCTGAGACAGAGCCAGAGGAGACCTCAACAGAGCAGTTCAAGATAGATACAGCAGAGCCGGTAACAAGTGAAGAACAAAACACAGTCCCTAACCCAAAAGCCACTGAGAATCCTTCATCATCAGAAAAGAGCTCAGCTAACAGCAGCTCTAAATCCCCCACTGATAATGAACAAGAGACACTTGAGGACTCTAGCTCAGGAACGCCACCGACTGTCCTCAGGGCACCACTTGCTAAAAAGCTATCCCAAGACCCCGATCCGGTGTGGATTCTACACCTCCTGAAGAAGCTGGAGAAACAGTTCATGAACCACTACATCACTGCAATGGCCGAGTTCAAAGTCCGCTGGGACCTGGACGACAGCCTCATCTTGGACACCATGATCTCCGAGCTGAAGGACGAGGTGAGCCGGCGCATCCAGAGCAGCATTGAGCGCGAGATGCAGAAGATCCAGGGTCGGGCCGGCAAAGGGGGAAGGTCGCCTAGGCCACCGATGGGTGGGAATCTCTCCAGGGAGTCCACCATGACGGAGAAAAGACGCCGAATGTTGAAG gtcATGAAGAACCAATCAGTGAAGACCGCTGACTCACTCAGCGATGGAGAAAACACGGCGGACTTCAGTGACCAGAGAAGCGATGATGAGTACTGCCCCTGTGATGCCTGTGTCCGCAAGAAAATGGCCGCCAGGCCTCTCAAAACAAACCCATTGGCGGCTGAAGCGCCGGTGATGATGGAGTTCGACCTCCTCAAGATACTGCAGCTTAAAAAGAGCCCGTTTCCAACGCCTGCCGCCGTGCCGCAAGTCGACGTGGttgaagagggggagggggagggggagagtaATTtagaggtggtggaggaggaagaggaggaggatgaaacCAAAGAAGATATCAAAGCCGATGTCGTTTTGGAGGAGACGATCccagaggaagatgaggaaatggaagaagaagaagaagaagatggggcaaaagaagaggaggaggtagaggctGATGaggtgcaggaagaggaggaaacaagtGGTGAGGAAGCTAGGGAAGAGACCTCAGAAAATgtagacgaggaggaagaggcagaaTGTCAGTGCCAGTCTGCAATCGatgaggagagtgatgaagaggagggagagaagcaagcaggaggggaggaggaggaaacgagCAACAACACAGGTGAAGATGAGACAGAGGAAGGGGAAACAGCAGGTAACGAGGAAGAGACGGGAGatggggaagaggaggaggacggtgATGAAGAGGAAACGGCAGGTGAAGAAGAGACTACTGAAAATGTCgatggtgaggaggaggaggaggaggaaggggccgaggaggaggagtgtgaggTGTCCGACTCCaagcctgaagaagaagaaggtgaaaCAACTGGAAAggaaagtgaagaagaagaagagccaGCTCGGGAATCAGAGGATGAAAAAGAGGCGGCAAATGAAGAATCAAAGCTGGAAGAGGAGTCTGTTGAAGAAAATGGCGGCGCTTCAGGAGAGGCGGAGGATGAAGATGACGGGGATGACGGCacaggagaagaaaaggaaggCGAAAGTGGAGAGCAGGAAGTTGAGgcttcagaggaggagagaacaTCACCACAG GGCCAAGGGGTGACCGAGGGAGAGGAGGCCGATGCAGAAGATTCAGACACTGACGCCAAACGTCCAAGTGACACGAGTGTGGACGATTCAGGACAGGATGGGGCGGAAGccacaggagaagaagaggagaatgaTAGTGGAGGAGGCGGAGAAGGAGATGTGGTAGAAGAGTTCAAGccggaggaaggagaggagggagatgtggatggaaacaaaaaggaggaCGGGGCTCTGCTCCAGCAGTTTACCAGGACCTCTGTGGAATCCCAGCCCGGCTCCTTGGAAGACATCGACTCAGAAACCCAGAAAAACCACATGCAGTCCATAGTGGTGCCCAAAATGGCTGCTGGAGTATCTACTGGTGGTGGCTCTGGCAACAGGAGGAGTCGCTCTCCTGCCAGAGTGAAACGCTGCAAACCCAAGACGAGCGATGTTGAACTGGGTGACTTTTAA